From a single Streptomyces sp. 1331.2 genomic region:
- a CDS encoding FAD-dependent monooxygenase, with protein MSSNSAVVVGGGIGGLATAIGLRLAGWEVTVVERAAVLDDAGAGISLAANGMRALAALGVGEAIEVAARRQYTGGTRTPDGRRLAVMDGAALERELGAPIVGIPRAALHRILREALPAESLVIGAEVTEVDTTDPSRVRVRHGDTVLDADLVVAADGINSRLRRLLFPAHPGPAYSGSTVLRAITERPVDGLTADFELTWGHGAEFGHIAFPDGTAEWHAVLNAPAGVRYRDPLTEVRRRFARWHDPIPALLAATRPEAVLHHDVNVLATPLASFVAGRIALLGDAAHAMTPHLGQGACQALEDAVTLAAALAGARTVEAALAEYDATRRPRSQTVARDARRAGRMGQQLANPLAVGLRNAAIRLTPPGVMVRTVLKHADWAPPRIAPRAA; from the coding sequence ATGAGCAGCAACAGCGCGGTGGTGGTCGGCGGCGGGATCGGCGGGCTGGCGACCGCGATCGGACTCCGGCTGGCGGGCTGGGAGGTGACGGTGGTCGAGCGGGCAGCCGTCCTGGACGATGCGGGCGCCGGCATCTCGCTGGCCGCCAACGGGATGCGCGCGCTCGCCGCGCTGGGGGTCGGCGAGGCGATCGAGGTGGCCGCGCGCCGCCAGTACACCGGGGGCACCCGGACCCCCGACGGCCGTCGGCTCGCGGTGATGGACGGGGCGGCGCTGGAGCGGGAGCTGGGCGCGCCGATCGTCGGCATCCCGCGCGCCGCCCTGCACCGGATCCTGCGCGAGGCCCTGCCCGCCGAGTCCCTGGTGATCGGCGCCGAGGTGACCGAGGTGGACACCACCGACCCGTCCCGGGTCCGGGTCCGCCACGGCGACACCGTCCTGGACGCCGACCTCGTCGTGGCGGCCGACGGCATCAACAGCCGCCTCCGACGCCTCCTCTTCCCCGCTCACCCCGGCCCGGCGTACAGCGGCTCGACGGTCCTGCGGGCGATCACCGAGCGCCCGGTCGACGGCCTGACAGCGGACTTCGAGCTCACCTGGGGCCACGGCGCCGAGTTCGGCCACATCGCCTTCCCGGACGGCACGGCCGAGTGGCACGCCGTCCTCAACGCCCCGGCCGGGGTCCGCTACCGCGATCCGCTGACCGAGGTCCGCCGCCGCTTCGCGCGCTGGCACGACCCGATCCCCGCACTGCTGGCCGCCACCCGCCCGGAGGCGGTGCTGCACCACGACGTCAACGTGCTGGCCACCCCGCTGGCCTCCTTCGTCGCGGGGCGGATCGCCCTGCTCGGGGACGCGGCGCACGCCATGACGCCGCACCTCGGCCAGGGCGCCTGCCAGGCCCTGGAGGACGCGGTGACCCTGGCGGCGGCGCTCGCCGGGGCGCGGACGGTCGAGGCCGCGCTCGCCGAGTACGACGCGACCCGACGGCCGCGCAGCCAGACCGTCGCCCGGGACGCCCGCCGGGCCGGCCGGATGGGCCAGCAGCTGGCCAACCCCCTGGCGGTCGGGCTGCGCAACGCCGCGATCCGGCTCACCCCGCCCGGCGTGATGGTCCGGACCGTCCTGAAGCACGCCGACTGGGCGCCGCCCCGGATCGCTCCCCGGGCCGCCTAG
- a CDS encoding TetR/AcrR family transcriptional regulator: MRRDEEQGRPDRRTVLADAAIGVLADLGVRGLTHRAVDAAAGLPVGTTSAYLRTRQALLTALVRRLVELDQGELQTMGEQVPVRSAEELADGIRALMRHRLTGEGRRRSLARYACAVESVRDPELREILVPRENAGRAAVRAFLAERGVPDPDGRTGTLLACVDGLVFDRLVGEGEPEADEIEGLVAAALRGASAG; this comes from the coding sequence ATGCGGCGAGATGAGGAGCAGGGGCGGCCGGACCGGCGGACGGTGCTGGCGGACGCGGCGATCGGGGTGCTGGCGGACCTGGGGGTGCGCGGGCTGACCCACCGGGCGGTGGACGCGGCGGCGGGGCTGCCGGTGGGGACCACCTCGGCCTACCTGCGGACCCGGCAGGCGCTGCTCACCGCGCTGGTGCGGCGGCTCGTGGAGCTGGACCAGGGCGAGCTGCAGACGATGGGGGAGCAGGTGCCCGTCCGCTCGGCGGAGGAACTGGCCGACGGAATCCGCGCGCTGATGCGGCACCGGCTGACCGGCGAGGGGCGGCGGCGCTCGCTCGCCCGGTACGCGTGTGCGGTGGAGAGCGTGCGCGATCCCGAGCTGCGGGAGATCCTCGTCCCGCGTGAGAACGCGGGACGCGCCGCCGTCCGTGCCTTCCTGGCCGAACGGGGCGTGCCGGACCCGGACGGCCGGACCGGCACGCTACTCGCCTGCGTGGACGGTCTGGTCTTCGACCGGCTGGTGGGCGAAGGGGAGCCGGAGGCGGACGAGATCGAGGGGCTGGTGGCGGCCGCCCTGCGCGGGGCGAGTGCCGGTTAG
- a CDS encoding TetR/AcrR family transcriptional regulator C-terminal domain-containing protein, with amino-acid sequence MPSRRTRPRSGLTREKIIDAALAYVDEHGLAALSNRKLGAALGVEGMTLYYYVPSKAALLDGMVERLLELSAGALFAEPEGPWTEVVREFAVELRRLLLAHPAMLTVLATRPAATPAALALLERGIAVLHDGGVPLGDALDVLNSVVRWTIGHTLGEVGETPHHEGTEPRPEQFAALDQAAYPHLARAFATDEGLDSEQCFHRTLRILLAGYAAELAHAEHGGP; translated from the coding sequence ATGCCGAGCCGACGCACACGCCCGAGGTCGGGCCTGACCCGCGAGAAGATCATCGACGCCGCTCTCGCCTACGTGGACGAGCACGGCCTCGCCGCGCTCTCCAACCGCAAGCTCGGCGCGGCCCTCGGCGTCGAGGGCATGACTCTCTACTACTACGTCCCCAGCAAGGCCGCCCTGCTCGACGGCATGGTCGAGCGCCTGCTGGAGCTGTCGGCCGGGGCCCTCTTCGCCGAGCCCGAGGGGCCGTGGACCGAGGTCGTCCGGGAGTTCGCGGTCGAGCTGCGCCGCCTCCTGCTCGCCCACCCCGCCATGCTCACCGTCCTGGCCACCCGCCCGGCCGCCACCCCGGCCGCCCTCGCCCTACTGGAACGCGGCATCGCCGTGCTCCACGACGGCGGTGTCCCGCTCGGTGACGCGCTCGACGTGCTCAACTCCGTGGTCCGGTGGACCATCGGGCACACCCTCGGCGAGGTCGGGGAGACGCCCCACCACGAGGGCACCGAGCCCCGACCCGAACAGTTCGCCGCCCTGGACCAGGCCGCCTACCCCCACCTCGCCCGCGCCTTCGCCACCGACGAGGGCCTCGACTCCGAGCAGTGCTTCCACCGCACGCTCCGCATCCTGCTCGCCGGCTACGCCGCCGAGTTGGCTCATGCCGAGCACGGAGGCCCATGA
- a CDS encoding alpha/beta hydrolase, whose translation MSRISTLAGAVTCALALVTGSAVAASAAPVDQAPSLAEAKVDPVAWTPCNPDPSKPDPGIYDCAVYPVPLDYDNPSGEKIGIAMMRRRASDPSKRIGSLFLNPGGPGGSGYLWATTSRFGPEVQSKFDLIGFDPRGVARSNPLKCFKTQEDADAVNNRMVGVPVTKAEVSETLDADQDYTDACSKNAGPLIEHMSTINVVRDLDRMRRAVGDSQLSFAGFSYGTLIGSTYANMYPNKVRAIIIDGNVDPNLRLHNGLEYDRQRAGGFELALDEFLKRCQAAGAPRCAFGEGDTRAKFDQLRDHLRTSPITLANGSKVTLSSFTSEVASALYSQAKLAPLAKSLQATYQALQKPNAATLLAPKANVADEDANVLSVDVPRALREAPADSEYTADDSYLGVNCQDKPYPSNDRVFANVAKSWEQESPTFGRYQAFDAPACASWPAPARDAERFSGPWNKKTSNTVMVIGNLYDPATQYKFAQRMQQELGNAVLVSVDSIEHCAVGRSKALNELVTRYLVDGTAPKPGQLLKPDAEIFPAV comes from the coding sequence TTGTCCCGCATATCCACGTTGGCCGGAGCAGTCACCTGCGCCCTCGCCCTTGTCACCGGTTCCGCCGTCGCTGCCTCGGCGGCCCCGGTGGACCAGGCCCCGAGCCTGGCCGAGGCGAAGGTCGACCCTGTCGCCTGGACCCCGTGCAACCCCGATCCGAGCAAGCCGGACCCGGGCATTTACGACTGCGCCGTCTACCCCGTGCCGCTGGACTACGACAATCCGTCGGGTGAGAAGATCGGCATCGCCATGATGCGGCGGCGGGCGAGCGATCCGTCGAAGCGGATCGGTTCGCTCTTCCTCAACCCTGGCGGCCCGGGCGGCAGTGGCTACCTGTGGGCGACGACCAGCCGTTTCGGCCCCGAGGTGCAGTCCAAGTTCGACCTGATCGGCTTCGACCCGCGCGGCGTGGCCCGGAGCAACCCGCTCAAGTGCTTCAAGACCCAGGAGGACGCCGACGCGGTCAACAACCGCATGGTCGGCGTGCCGGTCACCAAGGCCGAGGTCAGCGAGACGCTGGACGCGGACCAGGACTACACCGACGCCTGCAGCAAGAACGCCGGCCCGCTGATCGAGCACATGTCGACCATCAACGTGGTGCGCGACCTGGACCGGATGCGCCGCGCCGTCGGTGACTCCCAGCTCAGCTTCGCCGGGTTCTCCTACGGCACCCTGATCGGTTCGACGTACGCCAACATGTACCCGAACAAGGTCCGGGCGATCATCATCGACGGCAACGTCGACCCCAACCTGCGCCTGCACAACGGCCTGGAGTACGACCGCCAGCGCGCGGGCGGCTTCGAGCTGGCCCTGGACGAGTTCCTGAAGCGCTGCCAGGCCGCCGGCGCCCCGCGCTGCGCCTTCGGCGAGGGCGACACCCGGGCCAAGTTCGACCAGCTCCGCGACCACCTGCGGACCAGCCCGATCACGCTGGCGAACGGCTCCAAGGTGACGCTGAGCAGCTTCACCAGCGAGGTCGCCAGCGCCCTGTACTCGCAGGCCAAGCTGGCCCCGCTGGCCAAGTCGCTGCAGGCGACCTACCAGGCGCTGCAGAAGCCGAACGCCGCCACCCTGCTGGCCCCGAAGGCGAACGTCGCGGACGAGGACGCCAACGTCCTCTCGGTGGACGTCCCGCGGGCGCTGCGGGAGGCCCCGGCCGACTCCGAGTACACCGCCGACGACTCCTACCTGGGCGTCAACTGCCAGGACAAGCCGTACCCGTCGAACGACCGGGTGTTCGCGAACGTGGCCAAGAGCTGGGAGCAGGAGTCGCCGACCTTCGGCCGCTACCAGGCCTTCGACGCGCCCGCGTGCGCGAGCTGGCCGGCCCCGGCCCGGGACGCCGAGCGCTTCTCCGGCCCGTGGAACAAGAAGACCTCCAACACCGTGATGGTGATCGGCAACCTCTACGACCCGGCCACCCAGTACAAGTTCGCCCAGCGGATGCAGCAGGAGCTGGGCAACGCGGTGCTGGTCAGCGTCGACTCGATCGAGCACTGCGCCGTCGGCCGCAGCAAGGCGCTGAACGAGCTGGTCACCCGCTACCTGGTGGACGGCACCGCGCCGAAGCCCGGCCAGCTGCTGAAGCCGGACGCGGAGATCTTCCCGGCGGTCTGA
- a CDS encoding ABC transporter ATP-binding protein: protein MTQDQAATAAGSATSPAEAGTTATEPMVTVTDLRRSFGTGERTVHALRGISFTVGRGELTALKGRSGSGKTTLLNLVGGLDSPTGGSIAIDGTELGGLNEDGRLALRRERIGFVFQSFGLIPMLTAAENVGVPMRLRKVDSAEREERTHALLALVGLADHANQRPGELSGGQQQRVAIARALANEPGLIIADEPTGQLDSETGRSIMELLRAVVRSEGVTVLVATHDPTLMGLADRVIELRDGRVIEEQAEQAA from the coding sequence ATGACACAGGATCAGGCCGCAACCGCCGCCGGCTCAGCCACCAGCCCGGCCGAGGCCGGGACCACGGCCACCGAGCCGATGGTCACCGTGACCGACCTCCGACGCAGCTTCGGCACCGGCGAGCGGACCGTGCACGCCCTGCGCGGCATCTCCTTCACCGTCGGCCGCGGCGAACTCACCGCCCTCAAGGGCCGGTCCGGCTCCGGAAAGACGACCCTGCTCAATCTGGTCGGCGGCCTGGACTCCCCGACCGGCGGCAGCATCGCCATCGACGGCACCGAACTCGGCGGACTGAACGAGGACGGCCGACTCGCCCTGCGTCGGGAGCGGATCGGTTTCGTCTTCCAGTCCTTCGGGCTGATCCCGATGCTCACCGCCGCGGAGAACGTCGGCGTGCCGATGCGACTGCGCAAGGTCGATTCCGCCGAGCGCGAGGAACGCACCCACGCCCTGCTGGCGTTGGTCGGCCTGGCCGACCACGCCAACCAGCGCCCCGGCGAGCTCTCCGGCGGCCAGCAGCAGCGCGTCGCCATCGCCCGCGCCCTGGCGAACGAACCCGGCCTGATCATCGCCGACGAGCCCACCGGTCAGCTGGACTCCGAGACCGGCCGCTCGATCATGGAGCTGCTGCGCGCGGTGGTGCGCAGCGAGGGCGTCACGGTGCTGGTCGCCACCCACGACCCGACGCTGATGGGGCTCGCCGACCGCGTGATCGAGCTCCGGGACGGGCGGGTCATCGAGGAGCAGGCCGAACAGGCCGCATAG
- a CDS encoding ABC transporter permease, translating to MLGFVVRRLRGRLPLAAAVLLTVLIATAVLTALVTFNSGVGQAGLRQALQGPGHLRTTVVVTAEHGADQREKDEAALAAYRQKLFGELPVHTDSLLRSRSYGLPVAGTAGTAGTAGTAGTAGTTGTAGTEGTAARATGDKADLTVLADVDRGRTRLVAGVWPAAVAGPVRSTAPQVAVPQAVLPRLGLTGQALPADVPLVDRLDGKPLTVRVTGVYQALDPFDPYWRIDPVGGHEVETGGFTTYGPMMVDQSAFSTGGLTQSSRGWLLDADFATVDQATAQALGNRVQALTDDARKTASLGVNTELSDVIKELTAGMVVARSTLLIGALQLAVLAAAALLLVVRLIAARQERENELLAARGASGTRLGGFTALELLLLAAPAAVFAPLLTPTLVHVLGGLGRAHRVTLDTGIGWTLWPVALVCALASVVLAAVPSLLRGAGAALRRRTGRRQALVSGVARNGGDLAVLVLAVLAYQQLDQYGGGLSADSSGELGIDPLLVATPTLALCAGTLIVLRLLPLAAVLGSRVAARGRGLGPAMVGWQLARQPARANGPVLLLVLAVATGVLALGQHATWTASQRDRASFDTAGGLRISAANSPLMGQGGRYGALPGGDRLLQVVRWEQALPGGTGQMLATDTTALADRVPVREDLLAGKTRQELFAPLAAPPSPAAPAAPAAQVAPAAEGAQTEVPLPGHPLRIDADLSIRQEFDAQQVVIGGRSLRQSPPEVTLLLRDRFGYIHKAPFAGLPISGDLLASASLSDLTGAPAGSAATPLSVVGATVTFSDRAAGELTIHRLAVSDTADGAATPVAVPAGLSWKATALPRPTNGKPTAVVAPGPAQDDRLLSVSYVFADGTGESLRTVVGPAGPSVAAAPSILSGVATRGYLAMVGASVGDTIRVPVSGTTLSVKITGVVEAVPVAGRDALVVDLATTARLLAEDGRSLSGRAEWWLPASGPGDRTPAEAAAALRSAPGGQDVQVYDEASERLLGDPVGAAPQSALMAIAVATAVLAAIGFGAAVAGSARQRTQDSALLLALGAPRRVVRRATTAEYGLLIGLASVVGVVLGALLVHLIVPFMVLTSAARRPLPEAVIRLPVGQVLLLTLAIAVVPLLSAFLIGRRGRNVASRLRLVEEM from the coding sequence ATGCTCGGCTTCGTCGTGCGCAGACTGCGCGGGCGACTGCCGCTGGCTGCTGCCGTCCTGCTGACGGTGCTGATCGCCACGGCGGTGCTGACCGCCCTGGTGACCTTCAACAGCGGCGTCGGTCAGGCAGGCCTGCGGCAGGCGCTCCAAGGACCCGGTCATCTCCGGACCACGGTGGTGGTGACCGCCGAACACGGAGCGGACCAGCGGGAGAAGGACGAGGCGGCGCTCGCCGCCTACCGTCAGAAGCTCTTCGGTGAGCTGCCCGTGCACACCGACAGCCTGCTGCGCAGCCGCTCCTACGGCCTGCCGGTCGCCGGAACCGCCGGCACAGCGGGCACGGCCGGCACAGCGGGCACTGCAGGCACAACGGGCACGGCCGGCACCGAGGGTACGGCGGCTCGGGCCACCGGGGACAAGGCGGACCTGACGGTCCTCGCCGACGTCGACCGCGGCCGGACCCGACTGGTCGCCGGCGTCTGGCCCGCTGCCGTCGCCGGTCCCGTCCGGTCCACCGCTCCCCAAGTCGCCGTCCCCCAGGCCGTGCTGCCGCGCCTCGGTCTGACCGGGCAGGCCCTGCCCGCCGACGTACCGCTCGTCGACCGGCTCGACGGCAAGCCGCTGACCGTCCGTGTCACCGGCGTCTACCAGGCGCTCGACCCGTTCGACCCGTACTGGCGGATCGACCCGGTCGGCGGCCACGAGGTCGAGACCGGCGGCTTCACCACCTACGGCCCGATGATGGTCGACCAGAGCGCCTTCAGCACGGGCGGCCTGACCCAGAGCAGCCGCGGCTGGCTGCTCGACGCCGACTTCGCGACCGTCGACCAGGCCACCGCCCAGGCGCTCGGCAACCGCGTCCAGGCCCTGACGGACGACGCACGGAAGACCGCTTCCCTCGGCGTGAACACCGAACTCTCCGACGTCATCAAAGAATTGACGGCCGGAATGGTGGTCGCCCGGTCCACCCTGCTGATCGGCGCCCTGCAGCTGGCCGTGCTCGCCGCGGCCGCCCTGCTGCTCGTCGTCCGCCTGATCGCGGCCCGCCAGGAGCGGGAGAACGAACTGCTCGCCGCCCGCGGCGCCTCCGGGACCCGCCTCGGCGGCTTCACCGCCCTGGAGCTGCTGCTGCTCGCCGCCCCCGCGGCGGTCTTCGCGCCCCTGCTCACCCCGACCCTGGTCCACGTCCTGGGCGGCCTCGGCCGGGCCCACCGGGTGACCCTGGATACCGGCATCGGCTGGACGCTGTGGCCCGTCGCACTGGTCTGCGCCCTCGCCTCCGTGGTGCTGGCCGCCGTGCCGAGCCTGCTGCGCGGAGCCGGAGCCGCCCTGCGCCGCAGGACCGGTCGCCGTCAGGCCCTGGTCTCCGGCGTGGCGCGCAACGGCGGCGACCTCGCCGTGCTGGTGCTGGCCGTCCTCGCCTACCAGCAGCTCGACCAGTACGGGGGCGGGCTGTCCGCCGACTCCTCCGGGGAACTCGGCATCGACCCGCTGCTGGTCGCCACCCCCACCCTGGCGCTCTGCGCGGGCACCTTGATCGTGCTGCGCCTGCTGCCGCTCGCCGCGGTCCTGGGCTCACGGGTGGCCGCGAGGGGTCGCGGCCTCGGCCCGGCCATGGTCGGCTGGCAGCTGGCCCGTCAGCCGGCCCGCGCCAACGGCCCGGTGCTGCTGCTCGTCCTGGCGGTGGCCACCGGCGTGCTCGCCCTCGGCCAGCACGCCACCTGGACCGCCTCCCAGCGCGACCGGGCCTCCTTCGACACGGCGGGTGGCCTGCGCATCTCCGCCGCGAACAGCCCGCTGATGGGCCAGGGCGGCCGCTACGGCGCCCTGCCGGGCGGCGACCGGCTGCTCCAGGTGGTGCGCTGGGAGCAGGCGCTGCCGGGTGGCACCGGGCAGATGCTCGCCACGGACACCACCGCGCTCGCCGACCGCGTCCCGGTCCGCGAGGACCTGCTGGCAGGGAAGACGCGCCAGGAGCTCTTCGCCCCCCTGGCCGCCCCGCCCAGCCCGGCTGCCCCCGCTGCGCCCGCCGCCCAGGTCGCCCCCGCCGCCGAGGGGGCGCAGACCGAGGTCCCGCTGCCCGGCCACCCGCTGCGGATCGACGCCGACCTCTCCATCCGCCAGGAGTTCGACGCACAGCAGGTCGTGATCGGTGGCCGGTCCCTGAGGCAGTCCCCTCCCGAGGTGACGCTCCTGCTGCGGGACCGCTTCGGCTACATCCACAAGGCCCCCTTCGCCGGCCTCCCGATCAGCGGTGACCTGCTCGCCTCGGCCTCGCTGAGCGACCTCACCGGCGCCCCGGCGGGCTCGGCCGCCACCCCGCTCAGCGTGGTCGGGGCGACGGTGACCTTCAGCGACCGGGCCGCCGGCGAGCTCACCATCCACCGGCTGGCCGTCTCCGACACCGCCGACGGGGCGGCCACCCCCGTCGCGGTGCCGGCCGGCCTGTCCTGGAAGGCCACCGCGCTGCCCCGGCCCACGAACGGGAAGCCCACGGCCGTCGTCGCTCCCGGCCCGGCGCAGGACGACCGGCTGCTGAGCGTCAGCTACGTCTTCGCGGACGGCACCGGAGAGTCCCTGCGGACCGTCGTCGGCCCGGCCGGCCCGTCCGTAGCGGCGGCGCCGTCGATCCTGTCCGGCGTCGCCACCCGCGGCTACCTCGCAATGGTCGGCGCCTCGGTCGGCGACACCATCCGGGTGCCGGTCTCCGGCACCACCCTCTCGGTCAAGATCACCGGTGTGGTCGAGGCCGTACCGGTGGCCGGCCGCGACGCGCTGGTCGTCGACCTGGCCACCACCGCCCGGCTGCTGGCCGAGGACGGCCGCTCGCTGTCCGGCCGCGCCGAATGGTGGCTGCCCGCCTCCGGCCCCGGCGACCGCACTCCGGCCGAGGCCGCCGCCGCCCTGCGTTCCGCCCCCGGGGGCCAGGACGTCCAGGTCTACGACGAGGCCTCCGAACGCCTCCTCGGCGACCCGGTCGGGGCCGCCCCGCAGAGCGCGCTGATGGCGATCGCGGTCGCCACCGCCGTGCTCGCGGCGATCGGCTTCGGCGCCGCCGTGGCCGGTTCCGCCCGGCAACGCACCCAGGACTCCGCCCTGCTGCTCGCCCTGGGCGCACCCCGCCGGGTGGTGCGACGCGCGACCACGGCCGAGTACGGCCTGCTGATCGGGCTCGCCAGCGTCGTCGGCGTCGTCCTCGGAGCCCTGCTCGTCCACCTGATCGTGCCGTTCATGGTGCTGACCTCCGCCGCCAGGCGGCCCCTGCCCGAGGCAGTGATCCGGTTGCCGGTGGGTCAGGTCCTGCTGCTCACGCTCGCGATCGCCGTTGTCCCGCTGCTGTCGGCCTTCCTGATCGGACGCCGCGGTCGAAACGTGGCCTCCCGGCTGCGCCTCGTGGAGGAGATGTGA